The following are encoded together in the Triticum dicoccoides isolate Atlit2015 ecotype Zavitan chromosome 6B, WEW_v2.0, whole genome shotgun sequence genome:
- the LOC119322651 gene encoding uncharacterized protein LOC119322651: MLRETCRDALPDDDFIVLFVQQYVATQIVLGIMEGGAQFYNSQGWGIAPTTVNCNEGEMPMSAPAPETVTTTRGRGGGVIGIASVGPLSFGPAELWFWKLPIPSSPSSSLQRRSRRKSLSSLQSRIFLSGSVGGRERHLDRKFDSSLLEPYDQKDEALSKHTSIRYVNIGRVSHILLEVGRVRRLLEEALEAELSSNDELLLVLDRVRLRRNGSGVAGCIRQIFVDVLSQVLRAYSVYLGCPYDWSSLKQWHGRHLKSGYP, encoded by the exons ATGCTCAGAGAAACTTGTCGAGATGCTCTACCTGATGATGATTTTATTGTTTTGTTTGTTCAACAGTATGTAGCGACACAGATTGTGCTAGGCATAATGGAAGGTGGTGCTCAG TTCTACAACAGCCAAGGATGGGGCATCGCACCGACGACAGTGAACTGTAATGAGGGTGAGATGCCGATGTCTGCGCCGGCGCCAGAGACCGTGACCACAACTCGGGGGCGAGGTGGCGGTGTCATCGGCATTGCCAGTGTTGGCCCCTTGAGTTTTGGACCTGCCGAGCTCTGGTTCTGGAAGCTGCCAATCCCATCGAGCCCCTCCAGCAGCCTTCAG AGAAGGTCAAGAAGGAAGAGCTTGTCAAGTCTGCAATCGAG GATTTTTCTGTCAGGCTCTGTTGGTGGACGCGAGAGACATCTGGATAGAAAGTTCGACTCTTCCTTACTAGAGCCATATGACCAAAAAGATGAGGCTCTTTCCAAGCATACAAGCATAAG ATATGTTAATATTGGGAGAGTGTCTCATATACTGCTCGAGGTCGGGAGGGTGCGGAGGCTGCTAGAGGAAGCATTGGAGGCCGAGCTCAGCAGCAATGATGAGCTGCTACTGGTGTTGGACCGGGTACGTCTACGAAGGAACGGGAGTGGGGTGGCTGGTTGTATCCGCCAGATTTTTGTGGATGTGCTTAGCCAAGTTTTGAGAGCATATTCAGTATACCTTGGTTGCCCATATGATTGGTCATCTCTCAAACAATGGCACGGCCGCCACCTGAAAAGTGGCTATCCCTAG